The following are encoded in a window of Periplaneta americana isolate PAMFEO1 chromosome 13, P.americana_PAMFEO1_priV1, whole genome shotgun sequence genomic DNA:
- the LOC138712181 gene encoding angiomotin-like protein 1, which yields MSSLQQSSRFIPFTNSAQRAQLIQGQGGGFSQSLSGSETDVSTSNENLSHEERYVIRHTARQEPQGQENLSSNRSSLDVSSSSYNTLIIHGAGDEPWTGRLSGIRDLQDSNTPGYLNSHSGSYSGSNTTDTGKTGVQGQKMGSHSPSPSLGGNKETSNRASFDATSNRHFDPSVREITDIPDDYLNQSQVLKHLAKEVKVVPSSTSGPGGRDSNAPLVEDGEPSINENSCLSDQLKRLSLSRVGPGGSSVKEIPTKLDQEPFLPLDYDLSNLPPPPEYPKWMDSTAQAFVQKYRIMTRNNKAAEKLSLSRSQPDLSRLGTGKTVGDMTGCRGIATSPRPKTHGREDVESEGREIWPPAEMVEILMHENSSLKAELETCYQKVSKSQKLEQEIGKVHRAHEELVQSSERRERLERAARARLQGDVRRLQDLNRSLREQLELLSTQLLTGRTQNQSDLPDMAAENLRKELGKREIFIAQLITQNKELGAAKERQEIELAAQRATLQEQRTHIDILDTALTNAQGNVVRLEEECRKKQMYVERVAQLQRALSSLQLASDRREQTERKLRLQLERELRNERARAGGGGAEEGDTNSGGNGAIGSQNGVQQGETAPELKRKLRERDEKIMRLEGEVAKWEQRYLEESALRQAAIDAASIPKDAKIAALEKTSQETEKLIAEARSEKIRHMDEVHAAQKKVADLESRMKDLESKLAERDAMIRVLQKHTYEKDVSSSSYQSMLGRSPHHTPHPSLHGNSDLGTVLGTSVSREELDPVTTTGVFSAVSSVLTSSCSTGISSYAGSDSGAYHHPLSTSYSTRKYGSTTNKSFDDTKKSLDDQLKELDSQLDSQLLSKRGLCCFPGFSNTSTTPRKGKIPKPLLAGVGGASPHHHLFEPGFLQGLVPNRYEQGRPEEILLLEKQGRSSQQQRMQETCLGGAPANTRNRSGSLPPSSLPRPRRTHKPAGGKERRLGEYGRLSDGEGRKTPATSCEGSDSAGPKGRDSPARSNIPAPRKLGEYGRLSDGESRSIGKAGSTTRVGQGGTPNVAKPGADDSKLRLFPGPRTRRGSSLTRDNKPSSADSSSAKSVASTGKYRIQF from the exons ATGAGCTCTCTGCAACAGTCAAGCCGTTTCATCCCATTCACCAACAGTGCACAGAGGGCGCAGCTTATACAAGGACAAG GTGGTGGGTTCTCTCAGAGCTTGAGTGGCAGTGAGACAGATGTGTCAACATCAAACGAGAATCTTAGTCATGAGGAGCGCTATGTTATCCGACACACAGCACGTCAGGAACCCCAGGGCCAGGAAAACCTCAGCTCTAATCGTAGTAGCCTTGATGTGTCTTCCTCTTCTTACAACACACTCATCATTCACGGAGCAGGGGATGAACCCTGGACTGGCAG GTTATCAGGTATTCGTGATCTTCAAGATTCAAATACACCAGGTTACTTGAACTCCCATTCTGGGAGCTATTCTGGGTCCAACACAACAGACACTGGAAAAACTGGTGTTCAAGGACAGAAAATGGGTTCTCATTCCCCCTCCCCGTCTCTGGGAGGGAACAAAGAGACTTCAAATCGTGCCAGTTTTGATGCTACCTCAAATAGGCATTTTGATCCCAGTGTTCGCGAAATCACAGACATTCCTGATGACTACCTCAATCAATCACAG GTGTTGAAGCACTTAGCAAAGGAAGTAAAAGTTGTTCCATCATCAACCAGTGGGCCTGGCGGAAGAGATTCAAATGCTCCTCTAGTTGAAGATGGAGAACCTTCCATTAATGAGAATTCATGCTTGTCAGACCAGTTGAAACGGTTGTCACTCTCCCGAGTCGGCCCAGGTGGCAGCAGTGTGAAGGAAATTCCTACGAAATTGGATCAAGAACCTTTCCTACCTCTCGACTATGACCTTTCCAACCTTCCACCTCCACCTGAATACCCGAAATGGATGGATTCGACAGCGCAGGCATTTGTGCAGAAGTATAGAATAATGACTCGTAACAATAAAGCAGCAGAAAAACTCAGTCTCTCACGTTCACAACCAGATCTGTCACGCCTTGGCACAGGAAAAACTGTGGGGGACATGACTGGCTGCCGTGGAATTGCTACTAGTCCAAG GCCAAAGACTCATGGCCGTGAGGATGTTGAATCTGAAGGAAGAGAGATATGGCCTCCAGCTGAGATGGTGGAAATATTAATGCACGAAAACAGCTCATTAAAGGCGGAGCTTGAAACTTGTTATCAGAAAGTTTCCAAGTCTCAGAAG TTGGAGCAGGAGATTGGGAAGGTTCATCGTGCACATGAAGAACTTGTCCAGTCTTCCGAGAGACGTGAACGTCTAGAACGAGCCGCAAGGGCACGCCTGCAAGGAGATGTTAGACGATTACAAGACTTGAACAGGAGTCTACGCGAACAGTTAGAACTTCTATCAACGCAGCTGTTGACGGGAAGGACTCAGAATCAGAGTGATTTGCCAGACATGGCAGCAGAGAATCTCCGCAAAGAACTTGGCAAACGTGAAATTTTTATAGCACAGCTTATAACACAAA ATAAGGAACTCGGAGCTGCAAAAGAACGACAGGAAATAGAACTAGCAGCTCAGCGTGCAACACTGCAGGAACAGCGGACACACATAGACATCCTTGATACTGCACTCACAAATGCTCAGGGCAATGTTGTTAGGCTGGAAGAAGag TGTCGAAAAAAGCAGATGTATGTAGAACGAGTAGCACAGTTGCAGAGGGCTTTATCGTCACTACAGCTGGCAAGTGATCGAAGAGAACAAACAGAACGTAAATTGAGGCTTCAGTTAGAAAGAGAACTTCGTAACGAACGAGCAAGAGCTGGAGGTGGAGGGGCAGAAGAAGGCGATACAAATTCTGGTGGGAACGGAGCAATTGGTTCTCAGAATGGAGTGCAGCAAGGGGAGACAGCACCCGAACTCAAACGCAAGCTTCGTGAGCGTGACGAGAAGATCATGAGGCTTGAAGGAGAAGTAGCCAAGTGGGAACAGCGGTACCTGGAGGAGAGTGCGCTCAGGCAGGCAGCTATTGACGCGGCTAGCATTCCTAA GGACGCTAAGATTGCTGCTCTAGAGAAGACAAGTCAGGAGACTGAGAAATTGATTGCTGAGGCCCGGTCAGAAAAAATTAGGCATATGGATGAGGTCCATGCTGCACAGAAGAAGGTTGCAGATCTGGAATCGAG aatgaAAGACCTTGAATCGAAGCTTGCAGAACGTGATGCAATGATTCGAGTTCTTCAGAAACATACCTATGAGAAGGATGTCTCCTCGTCTTCCTATCAAAGCATGTTAGGGCGTTCGCCTCATCACACCCCTCACCCTAGTTTGCATGGTAATTCAGACCTAGGAACTGTACTCGGAACATCTGTTTCTAGAGAAGAGTTAG ATCCTGTGACAACAACAGGCGTCTTCTCTGCAGTAAGCAGTGTACTAACAAGCAGCTGCAGTACTGGCATCAGCTCATACGCTGGCAGTGATTCCGGGGCTTACCACCATCCACTGAGTACGAGTTACAGTACACGTAAATATGGAAGTACTACCAACAAAAGCTTTGACGACACAAAGAAATCATTGGACGACCAGCTCAAGGAGCTAGATTCTCAGCTTGATTCACAGCTTCTCAGTAAG cGGGGTCTTTGCTGTTTTCCAGGATTCTCTAATACAAGCACTACGCCGCGAAAAGGAAAAATACCCAAGCCATTATTGGCGGGTGTAGGGGGTGCCTCACCCCATCATCACTTGTTTGAACCTGGTTTCCTGCAGGGTTTAGTCCCTAATCGTTATGAACAGGGACGACCTGAGGAGATCCTGCTGCTGGAGAAGCAAGGTCGTAGTTCACAACAGCAACGGATGCAAGAAACTTGCTTGGGAGGGGCCCCCGCTAATACTCGTAACCGCTCAGGTAGCCTGCCCCCTAGTTCCTTGCCGCGTCCTCGTCGAACACACAAACCTGCAGGAGGCAAGGAGCGTCGACTAGGGGAATATGGTCGATTAAGTGACGGAGAAGGCAGGAAAACTCCTGCCACATCGTGTGAGGGATCAGATTCGGCTGGACCAAAGGGCCGCGATTCACCAGCTCGCTCAAACATCCCAGCACCAAGAAAATTAGGCGAGTATGGACGTCTCAGTGATGGTGAAAGTCGTTCTATTGGGAAAGCTGGCAGTACAACACGGGTAGGACAAGGAGGAACCCCTAACGTTGCAAAACCTGGAGCAGATGACTCAAAATTAAGGTTGTTCCCAGGTCCACGCACCCGAAGGGGTTCCTCCCTGACACGAGATAACAAGCCAAGCTCTGCTGATAGCAGTAGTGCCAAATCTGTGGCAAGCACTGGTAAGTATCGCATACAGTTTTGA